CTCTAGCGTTGTCGCTTGCGTGCGTACCTGACCGAGCATTGCCAGCAATATCGCGTTAGCAATCCACAACAGCGACGACAAGATGATGTAGCGGGAGGAGAGTGCCTGCGCGAGTCCCAACTCGGAACGACCGCTGCCGATCATAAGTCCACTGCCGATCGCGTAGCAGCCCAGCGCGACTGGGTATACCAAGATCGGGAGTGCGAGATGGTCACGTGTGCCAAGGCGCCATATCAAGAAGCCAAAAGCAGCAGTTCCACCGGCGCCGACAGCCGCGGAACATGGCACGGCAAAGGGACTTGCCACCGCAAAGATCGTCAAAGGGCTTCCCAGGTAGCTCAGCACATAGCTCACATACAAAAAAAGCGGGGCAACCCCAAGAGGTAGTGTAAAACTCGGTCGCGCAGCGCTGTAATCACAGAAATACGCCCAGCTCACTGCAACACTGACGAGGAACCAGAGCACCAACTGTCCGTCGTGGCGTTGCCCCTTAGCTATCGTGAGCAGGCCGAGCATCAACAGGGCAATGGGCCAATAGAGCAAACCATTGGCAAATGAAAACGTTGCCAGCAGTCCACAGCCAACCGCACCCAGGAAACACCTCCAACTCGTCAGTGCCCTTGCCAGGAGTGTATAACCAACGACAACAGAGAACACGTTGAGAAAAAGACAGAGCTGCAGCCCCATGAACCAGTTCTCAAACTGGTTAAGGGAAAAAACCAACAGTGAGAAGACGAGAGGTATCCACGCGGCGTTGCCGTCGGCAATGCAACGCCGCACCTGGTTCGTGTGGCGTACCAGCACCAGGAACGTGGCCACGGCAATCGCCAGGTTCAAGAGTAACTCGTACAGGTTATTCCAATGGCTCAGCCACGCGAGGCTGAGGAGCACAATCTTGGGGAAAAAGACGCGATGTTCATTTTGCGGTTTCCAGATGTCATAGACTGACAATGTTCCTTCGTAGAGCTGCTCCAGGTGTGGCACCAACTCCCACTCATCCCGGAATGGAACGTCAACGTGAAACCATAGGATGAGAAGCAGCAGGTACACAGGGGGGAGCCAGGGGAGCAGAGAGGGTAAGCACCGCTATGAACTGGATCGGCAGAGTCACCGTGAGCAGCCGAAATTCGCGTCCTCGTCATGGAGGGTGTCACTGGTACAGTTGGTCACTGCTCTCTGCGCTCACATCGAAAAGTCACTCATCGTTAGTGGCGAGGTCGTATGGCTCGTGGATATCTGGGTGTTCTGGGGCAGACAAGGTCAAGACCCAGCACACAGCGTTCCCGGTGCGCTCAATCGGCCGCCAGAACCTTCGTACACGTGGCGCTCAGACCTCGCGAGCCTGTCATTCTGAGCGGGCGAAGGATCTCTTTCAGAGACCCTTCTTTTCCCTCGGGGTGACAGCGCTTGTCCGCCTGTGTCTCGTGGTTTGCTCTAGACACGCTCGATAATGGTACCCGTCCCCAGGCCTCCACCACAGCACATCGTTATGAGCCCGTAGCGGCCTTGCGACCGTTGCAGTTCATGCGCAGCTTTGGTGACGAGGAAACAACCCGTGGCACCGAGTGGATGGCCCAACGCGATAGCGCCGCCGTTAGGATTTACGCGCGCCATATTCGGCTGAATCTCTTTCGCCCAGGCGAGCACGACCGAAGCGAAGGCTTCATTGATTTCCACAACGTCGATGTCGTTGATCGAGAGCCCAGCATGCTTCAACATCTTGCGGGTGGCGGGGATTGGCCCTTCGAGCATCAGCACTGGATCGCAGCCGACCAAGGCCGTCTCGACAATCCGTGCCAGCGGCTTGAGGCCACGCTCACGCGCTTTCTCTGCGCTCATCAGTAACACTGCAGCCGCGCCGTCGGCAATCTGCGAGGACGAACCAGCCGTATGGACGCCATTCTCACGAGCGACAGGTTTGAGGTTCGCGAGTGCTTCGAGACTTGTCTTGCGTGGAATTTCATCAGTAGTGACAGTCTTCACCTTGTCGGTACGGTTCCCCTCATCATCAAGCACCGGCGACTCGACCGGGATCATCTGAGCATTGAAGCGACCCTCGGCGATGGCCCGAGCGGCGCGGATCTGGGATTCAAGGCCGAGGGCGTCGGTATCTTTGCGCGTGATACCATACTTTTCGGCAATGCGTTCCGCCCCCTCAAACTGACTCGTGAACTCGTAGTGATCATAGTAGCTTCGCGCAATCGGCTTGCCATAACCAGCTTTGGCGCCGGCAACGGAATCGGAGCCGATCGGTAAACGGCTCATATTCTCGACCCCACAGGCGAGCACTACGTCTTCGACGCCCGACGCGATCAGGCTATAGGCGAGATTCGTCGCTTCCTGCGACGAGCCACATTGAGAATCAACCGTGATACAGGGAACGTCTTGCGCGCCACCGTGCGCAAGCCAGGCCGTGCGTGTCACGTTCATCGCCTGCGCGCCAACTTTGTTGATACAGCCACCGACCACTTGGCCCACGTCAGCGCTTTTGATGCCAGCGCGCCCGAGGACAGCGCTCAACACCTGGCCTAGCACATCGGTCGGGTGAGCCCCGGCCAGAGACCCGTTGCGTCGGCCAACCGGAGAACGACCAGCCTCAACGATCACGACTTCTTTCATACCTTCCCTCCTTGGGGGCGTTACCATCGCGCCCGAGTGAATCTTTGGGTGAACCAGAACCGACTGGGGAATTTTCTAATATAGGATGAGGGATTGCGCAAGGCAGAACAGGGGAGGGTGATGATCCAATGGCAGACCCGTGCGTGTTTGCATGGTTTGGGTATCACTGATGCATGGGTGCGAATGCTGGCTTGTCCCAGCAATTCTTATTTTGGCCGGCCGACGCTTTGGGTAGCCCGGAATAAGCGCAGCGTTTCCGGTACGACGCGTGCCGCGAATGATCTACGGCCTTATCCCGGCCTACAACGCTGAGGCATTTCCTTGCTTACTTTACCAACGCTCGTACATCCGCTGGGCTCGGCCCCCCAGGTCGAATGAGTACTACTGCATCATCAAACCCAGCCTCAGCAAAACGTTGCAGCAGCTCGTTTGTCCGTCCCACGTCGTGTTCCGGAGTCAACTGAATAGTCGAAACAATCGCTCGTTTTCCTCCAGCCGCACGATAGCGCCCAAGCGACGCGATCACCTGCTCAGGCGTACGATAGTGCGCAGACGCGATCCAGCCGTCAAACTCTTTAGCTGCTCGTTCCACTCCGGCTCCCCACGAGCCAAAGACCAGTGGCGGACCTCCGGCAGTTGCTGTCCAGGGCGTCAAATTTGCCCGCTCATCTTTCCCTTCAGCCAAGAGCGTTCGCACGCGAGCCAGTGTGGAATTGAAAGTCTTGAAGCGTTTACCATAGTCACGCTCAAGAGCAATGAAATCCGTCTCCGTTGATCCGGCACCCACACCAAAAGTGAGACGCTTGCCACAGATATGCATGAGCGAGAAGATCCGATGGGATAAGTCAGTGGGTTGGTACAAAGAAATTTGCGCCACAGCAGTTCCGAGTTCGATCTCTTTGGTTACCATTGCTATCGCAGTCAGCGCGACAAACGGGTCAGGAATCATGAAGCCTCTACCAATCGCTTGCGGAACCCATAGACTGTCAAAGCCTTCGCCAGCAAAGCGCCGGGCTTGTTCAGTTAGGTCTCCAACCGGTGACTGTGGGGGTAAAAAGCCAAGAAGAGCTCCGAGTCTCATGATGTCCTCCTTTTTCACCGTGAAATGCGGTGATGCGTTACGTGCTGACGTACACTACTTGACGAGGTTGAATCGTTGCGAGCACGCGTAAGACCTCCGGCATCAAGGGGCGTAGGTCGTTGATGTCGTTGCTTTGCGCTTTGAGCATGACCCAAGCAAGAGAGAGCCCTTCAAGGTTCTGTTGATATGGAATGCCTTGATCGACGGTCAAGAGGACATCAAACTCTGCAGCAGCGCGACGAAGTAACGCTCCGTTCTTCGTGCCAACCCACTGCATCTCGACAACAGTCTTCACCTCATGACGGGATAGCTCTCTTCGCAGTTTACGCGGGACACACTCATCAAGCAGCACTCGCATGGGTCCCTACCAATAACTGCATCCCTTGCTCCAAAACGGCGACAGCTTGAGCACGGGTTACTGTTGGAAAATCATCAAGAAAGCCGTCTAGTGTATGTCCTCCAGCGATGTAATCCAGCAACGCTTTGACAGGCACACGAGTTCCCACAAAGACTGGCGTCCCACCTAGGATGTCTGGGTCGCAGTGCACGACAACTTCTTGAATTTTCATAGCTGCTCTCCTTCCATCTCTAGTGTTGAAGTCACCATAAACGCACTTCTAGCTCCCTCGCTCTTTGCGATAATTGTTATGTAGAACAGTACGTCGACCAAACAGCTGTGGTCAAGAGGAGACCGCCCGGCCATTTATGGCCAAGAACCGTATGCCTCGTTCTCCCCGCGCTCTTGCCTCTTTGCACACGAATTGTCATGTTGAGAGACAGGGGGGGGCAGTAGTGGCCAAGATTTACATCTCTTCGACCTATAGTGACCTCAAAGAATATCGCGAAGCGGTGTACGATATTCTGCGTAAGATGCGTCATGACGTGATCGCCATGGAGGATTATAACTCCAGCGATGAGCGTCCATTAGAGAAATGCCTTGCCGATGTCGACAACAACTGTGACCTCTATGTTGGCATCTTCGCGTGGCGCTATGGGTATATTCCAACAAAAGATAACCCTCTCAATAAATCCATCACTGAGCTGGAGTATCGTCAGGCGACGGACAGCAAAAAGCAACGCAGAATCTTCCTTCTCGAACCTCGAGCACCGTGGTCACCGCTCCTGATGGATGCTGTGACTGGCGACAGCGAGCAAGGCAAACGCATCAAGGAATTTCGCGAAGAACTCGGTCGTGAACATATTGCCGGGTTCTTCAAGGCTCCCGACGAACTCGCCAGCCTGGTCGCAGCAGCAGTCAACGAATGGGAGAAGTCGCAGCCGACTCCCACGCCAGTAAAACCACTTGTCACCGCAAAATTTGCCCCGCCACCACTGCCAGTGAATTTCATTGCTCGCCCGGAGGAGTTAGATCGCCTACGTAGCGCGGTGCTCAGTGGCAACGGCAGTCGTCAAGTTGCGCTCACTGCCGTCGTGGGTATGGGTGGGACTGGCAAGAGCGTCTTAGCGACCGCGCTGTGCCATGATCGCGAGGTGCACGCGGCCTTTCCTGATGGTGTGATTTGGGTCACCATCGGACGCGAGCCCGGCAATTTAGTCAGCCAACTCGCAGCCGTTGAAGTGGCGCTTGGCGATGCCCCAGAACACTACACCACACCAGAAGTGAGTAGAGATCGCTTTCGCGCACTGGTCGCCAGCAAAACCGCTTTGCTGGTGCTCGATGATGTCTGGCACTCCTGGTGTGTCGAGGCCTTTCGCGCCGAGGCCCCGCACTGTCGCACGATCTTTACCACGCGGGACCGCAACATTGCCCTCTCCTTGAGTGCGCAAGAAATTCGCCTGGGGGTGCTCACTGACGATCAAGCTCACGCCTTACTGCAAGAATGGGCCGGACGTGACGATCCGCTGCACCCTGCCATTGCTGAACGTCTGGGCTGTTTGCCAGTCGCGCTCAAACTGGCGGGCGCGCGCCTGCGTGAAGGGATGAGCGGTCAGGAATGGCTCGATACGTTCCGCCACGTCTCGCAGATGCGCCTGAGCCGTCGCGCCACCAATAAAGACGAAAACCTGCAAACCTGCTTTGCCCTGAGCCTTGAGCAACTGCCGCCTGGCGATCAGCAGCTCTATCACACCTTTGGCGTGTTTCCTGAAGATCTCCCTGTACCGCAGGCGACGGTGACACGCCTGTCGAAACAGTTGCAACCCCAGTTGTCAGACTTCGATTGTCAGGAACTGCTGCAGGAATTCGATCGGCTTGCCTTGCTCGAGTACAACCGTACGACCCGGACCCTGCTCTTGCACGACTTGTTATACGACTACGCCCGTGAGCAGTTGAATGATCACGTGGCAACAACCCATACCGCGCTGCTAACCGCATATAATTCGAGCGGCAAAGCGTGGGCGCAGATCCCCAATGATGGCTATCTCTACACGCACCTCGCGTACCATCTCCACGCCGCCCAACGCACCGACGAACTGCAACCGCTCTTGTTCGACTGCGACTGGCTGCACGCCAAACTGGCGGCGACGGATGTCAATGCCGTGCTCAGCGATTATGACTATGTAGCAAACAATGGCGACGCTCAACTGCTGCAAGATGCAATACGATTGTCAGCGCACGTTGTCGCGACGGATCACCACCAACTGCGCAGCCAACTGCAAGGCCGATTACGCGCGCACCCCGCACCTGCGCTGCAACAACTGTGTCACCGCTCCAGCACAATACAACAAGAAGTGACTATTGAGTGTCTGTCAGCGACGTTGACTGCTCCAGGCGGACCACTCCTGCGTACCCTCAGCGGCCATAGTGGCTCGGTCAGGGCGGTCGGGGTCCTGCCCGATGGCCAGCATCTCGTCTCCGCCTCTGACGATGGTACCCTCAAGGTCTGGGACTGGCAGCGCGGTACCGCCGTGCACACGCTCAGCGGCCATAGTGGCTCGGTCAGGGCGGTCGGGGTCCTGCCCGATGGCCAGCATCTCGTCTCCGCCTCTAACGATCGCACCCTCAAGGTCTGGGACTGGCGGACTGGTCGGATACTGGCGACGTTTACCGCCGATCATCCACTCACTACGTGTGTCGTTACCTCGGACGGGAAGACTGTGATTGTGGGAGATACGGGGGGCGGGTGCATTTTTTACACCTAGACAATCTTCCCTAGCTATGCGGGTGCACTAACGGAAAGGCGAAAAATCACCGCTATGAAGAAACGCATTGTGACAATCGTCGTCGTATTGGTAGGTTTTGTTGGAATCCTGCTTGCTGCCCATGTCCTCGTTCCACCTATCCTCAAATCCGAGCGGCACGCGCTGCTCAGTGGCCACATGATGCTGATTACTATGAAGAAACAGGGAACCACCGACCTGATCACGTTTCCCGTGGACTACCTCCGTGACGGGAATAGTGTGTACGTCGGCAGCGATTCGGGCTGGTGGAAACACCTCGCCGGCGGCTCAGAGGTACAGTTGCTGATTCAGGGAACGGAGTGGGTTGGTTGGGCCACTCCAATTGTTGACGACCCCGATCGCAGCCGGGCCGGGTTTATGAAACTTCGACCGTGGACCTATAAGCGGGCACTGTGGTCTGGGGCCGTGTTTGTTGAAATCCAGCTGCGCGAGAGCGCTAGCTGACAGGGTATCGTCGGCCCACGCTCTAATGCTAAAAGAAACGGCACGTTAGTCTGTAAACAACTCGGAGGGATATACATGCATGATCTGATAATCCGCGGTGGAACGGTCGTAGATGGCACCGGTAAGGCGGCGTTCACAGGGGATGTCGCCATTCACAATGGTCGTGTCGCGGCAGTTGGCAAAGACTTGGGCAGCGCGAAGCGCACGGTCAATGCTGACGGCCTGTTAGTGACACCGGCGTGGGTCGATGTCCATACGCACTACGATGCGCAAGTGGCGTGGGACGAACAGCTCACCCCGTCACTGTGGCACGGCGTCTCTACAGTGGTCATGGGCAACTGTGGCGTGGGCTTTGCGCCTGCAGCTCCTGATCGCCACGACTGGCTCATTGGCCTGATGGAAGGTGTCGAAGATATTCCCGGACCATCACTCGCTGCCGGTCTGCCGTGGGGTTGGCAAACCTTTCCTGAATACTATGACGTTCTCGATAAGATGCCTCGGACACTCGATGTCGCGGGCATGATCACTCATGGTGCAGTTCGTGCATATGTCATGGGTGAACGTGGCGCAAAGAACGAGCCCGCCAACGCCAACGATATTGCCCAGATGGCGGCGATCGTCAAAGAAGCAGTATTGGCCGGAGCGCTGGGGTTTTCCAGTTCGCGGACACCTGTACACATCGCGAAGGACGGCGTACCAGTCCCAGGCACCTTCGCTTCAGAAGCTGAACTGCTCGGTATCGTCAAAGGCATGCGCGAAACCGGACGTGGTATTTTTGAAGTCGTTCCCGCAGGTGTGGTCGGTGAAGCCCCAGGCGCACTCAAGCCAGAGATCGAAATGATGATTCGCATTTCGCAGGCTTCGGGTTGCCCGCTGACGTTCTTGCTGGGCCAAGGCAATAAAGAACCGCAAGCATGGCGAGACGTGCTGCAGATGTGCAATAGCGCAGTCAACGCTGGAGTGCCGATTACGCCAATGGTCTTCGCACGCCCTGTGACATTACTCTTGAGTTGGTCGAGCGAAAACCCCTTCAAGTCACTACCGAGCTTCAAACCGCTACGCAATCTACCACTGGCTGAAAAACTGGCGGCTCTGAGAAATTCAGAAACCCGTAAGGCATTACTGGCCGAACGTGAAGCTAGAGTCACCAAGGCCGCGCTGATGTACAACGACATTTTCTGGGAAAAGACCTATCGCATGGGTTCACCGTTGAACTACCTGCCAAGCCCCGAGGAATCGATTACTGCCATCGCGCAACGAGAAGGGCGCAGAATCTACGAGGTCGTCTATGACGAAATGATGAAGCAAGATGGTCGTGCGTTCTTGATGAACACCGTCGCAGGCTACGCCGAAGGCAACGCCAAAGCGCTGCGTGAGATGATTACCCATCCAATTACTGCGCTGGGTGGCAGCGATGCCGGTGCCCACGTCAGTCAAATCATGGATGCCAGCATGCCAACCTACATGCTCACTCACTGGGTGCGTGACACGCCAGCCGATCATCCAGAGCATCTGCCATTAGAGATGGTCGTCAAGAAACTCACGCGTGATGGCGCACGGCTGTTTGGCATGAATGATCGCGGCACGCTGGAGCCAGGCGCAAAGGCCGATGTCAACTTGATCGATTACAACAACCTGCACGTAAATCATCCCGAAGTGGTTCATGACCTTCCTGCTGGTATGCCACGCTTGATGCAGACGGCAAAGGGTTATGTAGCGACCTACGTCAGCGGCGAAGTCGTGCAAGAGAATGGTCGTGACACTGGCGCACGACCGGGGAAGATTGTGCGGGCAGCGTGGTCGTGACGCCAAGCACCTCTTCCACTCCATGCTGAATGGGCGAGAGTGCGAGTGGGCGAATGAGAAAATGAATGGGAGAACGGGAGAATGGGAGAAGGGGGGGATGAAGAAGGTGAAGTGGGGTGGTCGCCGCTTCGCCCTGTCGCCCACTCGCCCCTTCTGTTTCTAAGTCTCCCATTCCCCCATTCGTTCTTCCGCTATCCCTCCGGTACAACCAACGTCTGCGTCTCCAACTGCGCTGGCGAGAACAACATCGAAGGCATTGCCCGAACCACCCAGTGAGGAAACGACAATTCGGTTCGCCCATCTGAGCTCGTCCATACTCCCGCCTGTGGACGATAGTAGCCAGGACTTACTTCGCGAAAGTCACTGAACCGTAAGATACGCTCGTCACCGCTTGTCGAGGTCACGCTCATCGCCGTAATCAGGTATGTGGTTGCGCGTCGCTCAAGCGTGACTCGTACGCGGCGATACGGCACTAGTGGAGTGATCGGTTCACCTTCAATTGTCACATTCGGTTCCCTTGAGGGTTCGTCAACAAACTTATAGCGAAAGTCGCTGAGCGTTAACGCCCACGTCAGATCGTAAAAGAAATAATGACTGGTTAAGACTCGCTCGGCTGGACGATACGGCGTCATCCGTACACGTCGTAGCGCTGGCAGATAGAGCCATTGCGTTGGTGGTGTTTGCCCTGTCCGCCGCAACAAATAGCGATTATCTGCATAACGCGAGGAATCGCCCAGTTCGATCGCCACTGGCGAGCGGAAGTCTACACGGACACTCTCCGTCTGTGTTGCACCATCCCAGAGTCGTCCCAGAACAAAATCGTATGTGCGCGCTAAGGTGTCGTGATAATAAATACGCATCTCGCCGCGAGCAAGTTCTGCCGGTGCCGCAAGTTGCTGTTGGGCGATGGTCATGATCTCCATCGCGGTTGGAGACGCATGACCACGAGTTGAAGAGAGAGATAACGTCATGGACACAAGAGAAAGTATGATAAGAAAAGTTTGCATGGTTGGGATCTCCATAT
This sequence is a window from Deltaproteobacteria bacterium. Protein-coding genes within it:
- a CDS encoding acetyl-CoA C-acyltransferase, whose translation is MKEVVIVEAGRSPVGRRNGSLAGAHPTDVLGQVLSAVLGRAGIKSADVGQVVGGCINKVGAQAMNVTRTAWLAHGGAQDVPCITVDSQCGSSQEATNLAYSLIASGVEDVVLACGVENMSRLPIGSDSVAGAKAGYGKPIARSYYDHYEFTSQFEGAERIAEKYGITRKDTDALGLESQIRAARAIAEGRFNAQMIPVESPVLDDEGNRTDKVKTVTTDEIPRKTSLEALANLKPVARENGVHTAGSSSQIADGAAAVLLMSAEKARERGLKPLARIVETALVGCDPVLMLEGPIPATRKMLKHAGLSINDIDVVEINEAFASVVLAWAKEIQPNMARVNPNGGAIALGHPLGATGCFLVTKAAHELQRSQGRYGLITMCCGGGLGTGTIIERV
- a CDS encoding LLM class flavin-dependent oxidoreductase, producing the protein MRLGALLGFLPPQSPVGDLTEQARRFAGEGFDSLWVPQAIGRGFMIPDPFVALTAIAMVTKEIELGTAVAQISLYQPTDLSHRIFSLMHICGKRLTFGVGAGSTETDFIALERDYGKRFKTFNSTLARVRTLLAEGKDERANLTPWTATAGGPPLVFGSWGAGVERAAKEFDGWIASAHYRTPEQVIASLGRYRAAGGKRAIVSTIQLTPEHDVGRTNELLQRFAEAGFDDAVVLIRPGGPSPADVRALVK
- a CDS encoding DUF433 domain-containing protein, which gives rise to MKIQEVVVHCDPDILGGTPVFVGTRVPVKALLDYIAGGHTLDGFLDDFPTVTRAQAVAVLEQGMQLLVGTHASAA
- a CDS encoding DUF4062 domain-containing protein — translated: MAKNRMPRSPRALASLHTNCHVERQGGAVVAKIYISSTYSDLKEYREAVYDILRKMRHDVIAMEDYNSSDERPLEKCLADVDNNCDLYVGIFAWRYGYIPTKDNPLNKSITELEYRQATDSKKQRRIFLLEPRAPWSPLLMDAVTGDSEQGKRIKEFREELGREHIAGFFKAPDELASLVAAAVNEWEKSQPTPTPVKPLVTAKFAPPPLPVNFIARPEELDRLRSAVLSGNGSRQVALTAVVGMGGTGKSVLATALCHDREVHAAFPDGVIWVTIGREPGNLVSQLAAVEVALGDAPEHYTTPEVSRDRFRALVASKTALLVLDDVWHSWCVEAFRAEAPHCRTIFTTRDRNIALSLSAQEIRLGVLTDDQAHALLQEWAGRDDPLHPAIAERLGCLPVALKLAGARLREGMSGQEWLDTFRHVSQMRLSRRATNKDENLQTCFALSLEQLPPGDQQLYHTFGVFPEDLPVPQATVTRLSKQLQPQLSDFDCQELLQEFDRLALLEYNRTTRTLLLHDLLYDYAREQLNDHVATTHTALLTAYNSSGKAWAQIPNDGYLYTHLAYHLHAAQRTDELQPLLFDCDWLHAKLAATDVNAVLSDYDYVANNGDAQLLQDAIRLSAHVVATDHHQLRSQLQGRLRAHPAPALQQLCHRSSTIQQEVTIECLSATLTAPGGPLLRTLSGHSGSVRAVGVLPDGQHLVSASDDGTLKVWDWQRGTAVHTLSGHSGSVRAVGVLPDGQHLVSASNDRTLKVWDWRTGRILATFTADHPLTTCVVTSDGKTVIVGDTGGGCIFYT
- a CDS encoding amidohydrolase family protein is translated as MHDLIIRGGTVVDGTGKAAFTGDVAIHNGRVAAVGKDLGSAKRTVNADGLLVTPAWVDVHTHYDAQVAWDEQLTPSLWHGVSTVVMGNCGVGFAPAAPDRHDWLIGLMEGVEDIPGPSLAAGLPWGWQTFPEYYDVLDKMPRTLDVAGMITHGAVRAYVMGERGAKNEPANANDIAQMAAIVKEAVLAGALGFSSSRTPVHIAKDGVPVPGTFASEAELLGIVKGMRETGRGIFEVVPAGVVGEAPGALKPEIEMMIRISQASGCPLTFLLGQGNKEPQAWRDVLQMCNSAVNAGVPITPMVFARPVTLLLSWSSENPFKSLPSFKPLRNLPLAEKLAALRNSETRKALLAEREARVTKAALMYNDIFWEKTYRMGSPLNYLPSPEESITAIAQREGRRIYEVVYDEMMKQDGRAFLMNTVAGYAEGNAKALREMITHPITALGGSDAGAHVSQIMDASMPTYMLTHWVRDTPADHPEHLPLEMVVKKLTRDGARLFGMNDRGTLEPGAKADVNLIDYNNLHVNHPEVVHDLPAGMPRLMQTAKGYVATYVSGEVVQENGRDTGARPGKIVRAAWS
- a CDS encoding outer membrane lipoprotein-sorting protein — its product is MEIPTMQTFLIILSLVSMTLSLSSTRGHASPTAMEIMTIAQQQLAAPAELARGEMRIYYHDTLARTYDFVLGRLWDGATQTESVRVDFRSPVAIELGDSSRYADNRYLLRRTGQTPPTQWLYLPALRRVRMTPYRPAERVLTSHYFFYDLTWALTLSDFRYKFVDEPSREPNVTIEGEPITPLVPYRRVRVTLERRATTYLITAMSVTSTSGDERILRFSDFREVSPGYYRPQAGVWTSSDGRTELSFPHWVVRAMPSMLFSPAQLETQTLVVPEG